TCTTTCACATTACCATTAGCATGAGAATTTTGCATTAGCATCACTGCCTTTTATGGGGCATTTCTGTTGTGTTCAAAGGAGTTCACTTCAGAGAGATCCCAGCACTGAAAGAACTGACTGAGagagctgaggaagaggaacTGCAAGTCAGCTCAAATCTGATGACATAAAGTTTTGAGGGGGAAAGGAGCATGTCAGCAAGAAAGACATCTTTTTGTGTGAGTAGTTTTTTTGTGAGTGAATATAAGAAACTTGATCTTAACATGAAAGAGAATGCTTTTAGATTACAATGTTTTCTGGCTGTGAATCAAATGGCTAATCTTAAATTGTACAGATTGGTGTTGCGAGTAAGAAATTGTGATCACCCCTTCTTTTAACATATCTATCAGGGGAGAAATATTTGGCTCTAGGAAGAATAGTGACTCTCAATTCATTCTAATTTTAATGAATAGTGAATAAGAgctatagaaaaaaaacttctcccTTTGCCTTTGAGATgagatgaaaaatattaaaagtaaaacattttaaaaatcaattggaAGAATTTAGATTTGTGCAGTTCTTAAGTAAATTAAAGTATGCATTCTGTTCagattaaaatagtttattatttttacttgtaaaatgaTGTTTAATCTTAAAATGCACTGTAATCAGTTCTATTTTCTCCTGATAGCAAAAAGCCTTAAGTCTCTGATGACATAATGTGACAAACAATCTTAATAAGTACAGTTAGCTCATCGCCTTAAATGcaatgaatttatttcaattcattAACTGAAATATCAGTCCATGCATTCAAATAAATATCTGCTGAGTTTGATCCAGACCTGGAAGAGATGTTGGCACTCTGTGATCATGTGTGCCAGGCCCTGTGTGGCAGCAAGGTTCTCACTCAGGTCTTTCTGATCGGGACGGCCTGTAGCGTACTTCTTCTGGATTGACCTAAAGAAGGCAAGAGCCACAGAAAGAATGCGGGGTCACCACCAGGTTTCGTGTTTTCCATTTGTACTCATGGGAGTTTACGCATACCTTGGTGACAGCGTCTCGTTCTTCAGGATACTGAGGTGGAACAGAGATGGGCCCAGACAAACAGCAAGGTTCATTGGCGTCATCTGGTTCTCCTCCACCAAAGAGGTGACGTCCCGCAAAAAGTAGAGCAGAGTCTGCAGAACCTCCCTGTTCTCATCAGGCATCAGCAATATGGCTGCCCTGACGGCCTGCAACCGCTGTTCTTTAGGAACATctaatagaaaaagaaaatagaaatagtaCTACAGATAAATTCCTTATAATAGCAGGAAGCAGTAATCTCCATTTGGGTAAATATTATGTTTGATATTGTTCCAACAATGATTTATTAAGGAgattaaaatgttctcttttctgtctcattttgaAGAATGGCTAAGTGAAATTTGTCCCTGTATGCCCTCATATGTACATCTTAGATAATCAGAAAGTTACAAATTACTAACTAAAAGATCAGAGATAGTTTGAGCAATGAGAAAATGTCAACTACTAGTCAGCTATATGTCCATCAACTGGGAAGAGACAAGAACTGGTTGGTCTCAAGTCAAACTCTGAAAACATgatatatatttgtattcaaaataaagaaataatagcATACACTTCTTTGATATTATCAGAATTATattttggaagatttttttGGCACTAGTGGCCTTCATTGAACAGTAATTTGttagaaaagaggaagaggagagaaagggaaaacatgaagcaaatgGCCCCAaaccaggaatcgaacccatgACAACGGCATCAAGGACAACATCCTGTGTAAAtgtcccattcatttgaaatcaATAACAGTCAATGTATGTTgcaaaatttggaaatttctaatttcttcattttctgtttaaatcaaaACAGTAACTTTTGCCAGTGAACTTGCAGCTAATCTGTCTTGTTtcaaaaatctaataaatgttGGTTATAATAGGACTGGGAAAGTCAGATCTCAAAGAAAATCACAACCGGTCAGGAAATTGCCCTGATCAGCAGCTCTTTAACATAAAACAATGCTTCTgtgattaatttagttttagtgGAGTCACTAAGTGCAGCACTAGGTATTTtgataaaagcaaattttttaaCATAGAATGGGTTTTTTCCTCTTGAATGGATTCACACTGAAGTCTGTGTTCTTCCATTTTTGTGGGGTaatgtttctgcaaagaaaGATGACTATTTTAAGGCTTTCTATGCATCTTTACAAGAGGGGCCAAAAAAACGGACAATTATTTTATTGGCTGGTGTACTtaaggaaaaaagtaaaagagttTATTAAGGAGAGATCTACTCCCACTTTTACTTACACTGGTAAATGTGCAGGAAAGTTTCCCCCAGTTTGCTTGTAAGCAGAGGTTCGGGTAAGTCCCTGAAGAACTGTTTGACCATGTCAGCCACATCATATGCAGATTGGTCGTCGTAGTTTACACAGTCAGGGGACAACTCGCACTGCTGCCTCAAAGCCTGAATCCGGGACTTTACACCAGACTTGCGGAACAATCCAACCTGGAATGGAGACAGTGGGAGAGAGTCTGGAAGGATCAGGGAGGGAATAGTGCCTTGTGTCTGACAGCTTAGGCATGGAGAGAATGAAATGCACACAAGCAGTCCAGTAAAAGCTGTTTACTAACCTGGTCCAGACAGTAAGTCCTGAGGTGGCTGAGGGCCTGTTGTAAACACAAAGGAAGTGGGAACCCACAGCGCTGGACATGAACAATCAGAGGAACGCCAAACACACTCTTCTCTTTGTAGTCTGGCACCTTCATACGCTTCATAAACTTAGGCACGGACCTGCCAGCGACACATAAACAATTAGGGAAGTGTGTGGAAGAAAAGAGACGTCTATGATTTCATTATCAGCCTAAGCATGTACACTGGTCAACAGGATTTCCCTGTAGGGCACAATAAAAGTGAACAGGTCTGGCTGTTTACTGCAGAGGGATGCGTTTGTGGGTCGTGTGGAATGGTGGCTGAGTTTTGTAAGCTCAGCCCTTGACAAACACTTGCACATGGAGAAACCCATTGATGTTAGGCTATGTTTTCAATTTTAAGACATACATGAAGGTGTTAATTGTCCATATGGTCCAGCAGCTAGAGGCTACAGCAGGGTtgaaaaatatctaataaaGCTCTTGTGAAGACTataaaaagaaggaagaagaaTCCCTTGAACTTCTTTTCCTTATGTTATGTTGAAACCACACATTTCTATGCATTCTTGTTGGCATCTTAGTTTGTATAACAACAACAAGCAgagcataattatgaagtgaaaaGAGAAGgatgcatggttttaaaaatgctttacaaataaaaaaattgctaaattgTGGCCTCCATTTGCATTCAGTCTTATCTCAATGCATCCCTCACTTATTTCAtttctaatgtgacaaaaatgtaaaaacatttactatattattcattttatagTTGGGAGAAAAGATTGCAAAGCAGTTAGATGAATAGCATCATACTTAGGTTCATTTGTACAATACGGTGTATTCCCTATTTTTCGTGATTACCTGGAATTaaactatctcattataatctACAATATTACACACAAATTATGTTAGTTAGTTGTATTTCTACATACCATGTCCAGCCATGTTTGTTAGACATGGAGTATTTCTCCATGATGGCGGTGAGGCgaagcagagaaaacttctgcaGCAGGCTGAGCTGGCCCGCCGACTGGCTGCTGATCTGCAGTGAAGATGCTGGCTGGTTGAGATGATCAGACGTTCTGAAACTTGGCCATCGGAGACTAAGAAGGATCGAAAGATAAAAGATAACGAGAGTCAGGCAATACAATTCACTCTTGGATCTTATTTCATTGATATGTTGATTaaccaaataaatacaacagtTGTGCTGGTTTTAAAATGCTCAGTCATGTCTTTGGTGGATATCCATTTGGGATCAACCCTATAAATGAATATTCATTTCACCAATTTCGTTTGGATCTGTTGCTCTGGATGGGATCATTTGTTTTCACTTACAACTGAAAGTCTGATTATTATAACAAGACTGTGAATGGCATTATGGGGTTATTAACACACATTTACTCAACTGCAGACTCAGAATATTTTGCCAGTGTCTTTTTTGCTGTGATGACAGAAGATTTTCCTAATACTGGAACACAACATGATCTATGGTAACCTTTGTCTTCTAAAGTGCAACTcaatcaaaaaaacattttaggcaACATTCTGCCAGTAAAGAAACATGGAAGTAAGTGCTAATTTTGGTTAttctacatttataaataaacagcCATTAAAACTGCAATGTGTTCTTGCAAATGTCGCTACATGCtcatccaggaggagtgaatgctgcaagtcagtgACTCGATGGAATCTGCTGGTTTTCTTAGATTGAAAACTTAGATTACAAACTCAGCTTAATGCTGAGTTCGTAATAACTAATAATTCTAGTTATTAATTCTTATAACTAGAATTAATAAGAATGTGTGTGACTGaattgaaataacttttttgtaaagtgcctcaaGACATTTGGTGGGAAATGGTactatgcaaataaactgaatttatatGATCTTGCTATTTCTTAAGTTTGTAACAATCATGAGTAATAAGGAATGACAGTATGCTACTTTTGTTTACAGATTTAATTCCTAGATGAACTCACTGAGGGAATTCAACTATTAGACTTATTTACACCATCACACGttgtgcttattttttttttttaaattacaaaaaaagattttgttcagTCTTATCTAACCAGCGCTCATAGTCCTAGTCACATCTGGTGCTGTTCAGGGTTCTGTCCTCAGGCCCATTTTTTTATAATCTAACCCCTTCGGATTGGACACATAgtccaaaatgacattttcattGCACCCATAAAACTCTTCAGTTTACTCTACTGTTCCTAATGACCATATGTTTACCATGCGAGCCAGAGTTTTCAATAAATCCACCCCTTAACTCTGTAATTCCCTTGCATGTGACATTTTTATACTCTCCAGAAttatgtgattgtttttgtgatttgtggCACCACATTAGAAATAATTGCAAagatttttgctatttttttcatcattaaagcccttctaaaatatacatatagaagaaaaaaataaaagaaaataatttttaaaagcagatagatatgtaaacaattttattatttaaagaactTAAATAGCTTAATTTTTGTCACTCGCCATATTGAtagactataacttgacatcaagaaAGGCTGAGGCAGACATGTAGTAGAAGtcagaaatactgccacctgcaggagAAGGTTTGCAGTCACTAAGAACcaatgtttttcacaatttttacagaaaattagcaataaaattacaattatgCACTAGCATGAAGAAATCTGTTAATTTTAGATCAATATCTGCAATCTCGGAATCATAAAAAACTGGAGGGATGTTCAAGCTATTCTTACTGCTCTCAAAATCTTTGTTCCTGTTTTGATTATTAAGTTTTGTTTGGCAGCTATTATTGTTTCTTGTGGCACTTTCATTTAGATTATTTCAATTTGGTAAGGTGAGAGGTacctataaataaaatttattttttcagaaatcagTTGGAAATCCTTTCAAATCCCCTAAATAACACTATAATTACAACATTACACCATTTTTACACGGATATTTTAAGAACTTTGAACAAGAGTGATCATTGTATttgaaatatacaaaaatacaattctTTAGCAACCTAAGAAATAACTTTTACCAATAATTAACTTCAATAATTGAAGTTATGTGGATGATCATGTAGAGCGTCGGCAAGATGTCAGTAGATGCTGTGGTGAGTCCACAGTTCTTATAACCAATAAAAGTTCAAGCCAAACTATAAAAACAAGACCCAAGATGCAAGGAGTTTTTCAACCATAATTACACTGTATCTAATAAATGTGTGCAGCTGCTTACCGAGGTCTTGTGAGCGAGGCCCCAACTCCAGAGTCCCGCCTCTCCCGACTGGTCCCTGTTGAATCGGTGTCATTTAAGGAGACCCCGTCTCTCTCACCTTCGCTGGGGGTGGTCCTGCCCTCCCGTCCCTCTTCCCCATCCACTGCTTCCTCCTCGGGCAAAACACTGCGGCTCCAGTGGTCCACAATCTGCTGCAAGCCACTGACGTGCTGGATGATGTCGTCTAAGTGAGGAAACAGGTTGTCCTCCTTCTCAAAGTCTAGAAGGTCCCCTGTGCTGGCATAAAGGTGGGAACCCGGCACGTTGTCATAAACACTCACCCTGCTGCCCCTTGGAGCTCCAGGGCAGGCAGGTTTAGATAAAGGTTCGCCCAGGCCATTTTCATTTGGAGAAGTTTGGCTATGTGACTGGGGATTATTGTTCCTGTCACTGGGGGAAGGTGCCAGACTTTCAATGGACAGAGCTTTGGGAAAAGTGCCTGGCTTGTGGTCTTTGGGGATGTGAATGAGGAGGTTTTCATATGAGCGAAATTGGTTTCTGCCAAACTGGCTCTGACCTTCAGGCCTCTTACCCTGAGAAGGCAACTCCATATCCTCCAGGTACATGCTGCTTCTCTTGCTGGCAGTGCGCGGTTTTGTACATGCAGGCTCCTGAACGCTCGGCGCCACAGTCTCTTTGCTCGGACTCACATTTAGCGTGATCTGGTCTTTAGATGTTTTGCTGTCAGAAACAGGGGGCTCATCGCCATCTGTTTGATGGTTGTGTTTTGGGCTGTTTTCTAATTGGCTGATGGGAGTACACTGAAGCACCTGAAGTGCATGAGGCTCCTCCCCCTGTAACACTGGCTCACTGATGACCAGCTGCGGCCTCCGATTTGAGCTTTTCTTCATTGTCGATGGCCCCCAGGTACGCATCAGCTCCATTTTGCGCAGAAACTCTTTGGCTTTACTCTTTCCTCCTTGCCCATGGCGGCTGCTTTTAATGGGAAGGGAGTTGTAATGAGGAAGTTCCCTCGGTGGTTGATAGGAAGCAGACAGGGACGCCATGGATATCGAGTCAGGCATGGCGGAGGCCGAGTCCTCACTGTGGAGTGAGGAGATCTCAGTGATTTCCTGCTCACTCAGGTCAGTCAGTACGCTCTCACTGCTCACTGTGCTGCGCAGGCCCTCGCCTAGACCCGTCGGGCTGCTCTCATTAGTGCTGTCCAATAGAAAGTCTTGCAGACGTGACCAGCGGCGGCTGCTCCACTCAAATGTCCACCTCTTACTGATAGCCAAAGGATCATCTTCATCAGAATCATCACTCTATAGAAAGACagagtaataaataaaaaaatacacccAAACTAATACCAAGTGTTCTTTAATGTAACATATTAGGATGTTACTACCAGTAAGAAAATGTGTCAGTTTAAAGGATTATAAAAACAATCCATCACCATCAGAATTTCTTAAAtagtaatttaaattttttttttttgtaactgagAACAAGAAAAGCAGCATAAGATTTTTTTGGAAGTGGACCAAACCCACTTCTTCCCTACTGTGGTGAAGAAATGAAAATTGAACTGCAAAGTCACCTCCTTACACAGATTACAACAGAAGTGAGCACAAACattgactttaaataaaaagaatacaaaatctCAATTTCTCTcctaatttaaaagaaaatgctatGTCAAAAGTCTTTTTTGGCAAAAGTAACCTGGAACAAAGACCTGGGGTTATGAGTCGTgttgtaacaaaaataaaaaccaatcttttcctcatttgtaaaaagttaacacactacaaaaacatttttctttgctaaatagatgaagctcagtcagattggatagaCTCTGTGAACAGTACTGTTGTTATGTCTTGCCATAGATTCTGAATTGGATTTGGGTTTGgcctttgactgggccattctaacacatacaTTATATTTTGAATCTCCTCTCCAGATTCCAGATGTTTTTGAGTCCATGTTCTTTACAGGTTTATCCTGCATTTACCTCAATTGATCTTACTTTCAGTTCTGACTAGTTTTCCTGTCCATGCTGAAGAAAAATATCCCCACCCTTATGGTAGAGCTGCCACCATTATGCTTTGCTGTTGAGCCCATTCATCAAAATGTTCGATTTTGGCCTCCTTTCATCAGACCACACCACATTTAAATTCTTACTTGTGAAGAATTACATAAACTACTGTatgcatcattttttttccatttcacaattatgtgcaACTTTGCGCTGgacaattacataaaattcaaattaagtATATTCAATGTTTTGTAGAATAACaatataagataagataagataaatttgtcattgtcatcaacagattacaatgagattgagatttgctcgactcgagttaagatgcaggttatgtgtatatacataatatacaaagataaagaaataaatagtacaaaatgagaaataaatagacatcagaagatggttgcagcgcctggaggtgtcgcaacagaatttacatttttaacaaagtggtgtcaagagcagaagttcttatgcctttgaatttagtgccatgattgccatcggataaaaactgttttttaggcgatttgtcctggtttttattgctctgtatctcttgcctgatggcagcagctggaagagaccatggccagggtgtgaagagtcatttaaaaatatccaaaactttcttgtggagcctggaagtgtaaatctgttccatagtagggagggggcagcctatggttctctctgctgccctaacaaccctgtggagcgccttcttgtccgcggatgtgctactgccgtaccagacacacagactgtacGTGAGCAATATATGAAAAAGCTTAAATGATACAAATAAATTGCAAGAAACTATCTAAAATATGTAAACCTCTAAAATGTATCTACCTTGACTGTTATTAGAACAGCTTAGCACAGCTGCACTTTAGTCTGCCTGATTCATTAAATAACTCAGATGTTTCTGTCAGCATGTCTTTATCACAGCGCCTGGTGAAGAAGAATAAAAGGaactgaaaaaactaaaagagagGGAATATAAAAGTATTCTTAAGGATCAGCAGCTGACTAAGAATCAGAGGAAACACACTTGCTGCTATAATCAGCCACAATGGAAGCACCCCTAATCAGATCTGCAGTGGTTGTCTCCTTCTAAAAGGATGCTTTTGCAATCGAGCCCCAAAACGTGGCACATACTTGATCAGAAATTAGGATACAAGGAGTCCTGGTGACAGCTCTGACAGGATGAAGATTAACCACTCCAAGCTGCAATCAAGAGGGAgcattttttcctctctcttgcTCATCATAAGTTACcctttacttaaaaaaacaggtcaaaccttttctacaaaaaatctgttaaatgttCAGACAAAAAAGGATAAACTCTTGAGAGGGTTAATAAGCaaaatcatttaatatattAGGATATTAttgtaaagtttatttcaataactaaATCTATAGAATGTTTACACAGATGGATGCTTTCAAGTCTTTAATCTGTTAGTTATGATGGTTTTCAgacaattaataaaaacattttaatacagaaatttgGGCTTtgtgaaaagtatgtttaatgtctcattttcaaaacttactttaaatctgacaaatgagaATCATCTGAACGCTGAATGAGTGTTATACTGCAAAGTTTTGCTTACCTTCTTCTTGGGGTGACTTACATCGAGTTTCATGGTTGCACACTTGTTCAGAGTATTGAGGCGTctgcaacaaacacacaaagacagaGTCACTAATGCACAACCTGTTGTTGCTGTATGATGGTGCCCTCCTGCACTGTAATAACACTCACTTTCACTCTATGATATTGCTTTTTACTTCCACTTTCCTATTTTCCCCCAGAGTCTGATCAGTCACTGGCAGACAagccttttcatttttctctttaatcttttcTGACAGCACACAGAATCTCTCATTCCACTGTCTAACAATGTCTTCAACAGAAGTTTTACTCTGACTCTTCTCCCCCTAAAACTATGACTAAAGCTGATTTTTACCTTTGTGGAGAGCGTCTCAATTATTTGTGACATGCATTCATATTTGCTGAATTTACTTACAGTACtacaaccataaactttaaTTCATCTTCAAGAGAATTTACGTTATGGGCAACACACAATAATGCATGGcattaaatgaattttaaaaaatgtgaaaagtgtggtgCATGTATATTCAGCTTTCTTTACTCTAATACCCCTAAGTTAAATGTAGTGTGATTATCTGTTTTGAGCAGTAAATAGAGTCCATCTGTGTGCTGTCAGTATAAAGGCCACtattctgtgaaggcctcagaggtttgctgCAAtacatcagaaaacaaacagcataaGATCAAGGAACACTGTAGACAGGTCAGGGGTAGGATTAAGAGAAGTACAAAGGAGTATttggataaaatattattaataatagttGTGTCATAGTTGTTTTCTCAACTATGACACAATAACCCTACTAGTCTACATGAACGTCAGCAACTCGGTGactagaaatatatatttaaggtTTGGGCCTACATAGGATTTAGAGTCCATCCAAATTGCCAAATGCATTGCTGATACATGGAGTCTGACAGTTCAGTACATTGTGCAGGTCCACCGCAAACCTACCATGACAAGATTGTCCACATAAACTGAAGAGATGGGCAATGAAATGactaatcagagaagcagcctaAATGGTAAATGGTTTGTATTTGCATAGCCTTTTACCAAGTCCAGAAGACTCCGAAGCACTTGACGTTACATTCAATATTCACAGTtcaagaaaatataaacaaaaaaaatagcgGATAACAAACACATCACAATGAaaacactgtccctttaagcTGTGAGTTGAATAACTCTGGCAAAGCTTGACCTTTCAGCAAGACAATGACACTAAGTATACAGCCAGTGTCAGAATGACTTAGTCAAAATATGCACCTAAAATCAAATCAGAATTTGTGGCAAGATTTGAAAATTGAGGTTCACAAACAGTCCATCTAGTCTGCCTCTTTTAGGTTTAGGTTAGCTAAAAACAACTACAtgtcaaatatttcacatttttaattgtaaaacaagctgaaaaccatgtattattttctttccactttgtgccactttgtgtttatctatcataaaatcccaacaaaaccCATTTAAGTACTATTCTGTAATCCAAACTGGATTAAAGGGTGAACTTGTACAAGTTGCTGCAGCTCAAGAGAGATGAAGAGGCAGCAGTGCAAAAATAAGttaacattttgtaaatatgcAGGAGAACTTTTTAAGGAATAGGGTAATGTGACTGGCAAGATCAGAAGATTCAGAAAATGGTTCAAATCCATTTACAGCAGAACTCTGGGATTCCCTCTCTCAGTTCCCTATTACCATCACCCAAACACACCTCTCTGGATTTTACCCCCTGAGGAGTCTCTTCTCTTTGAA
This region of Xiphophorus hellerii strain 12219 chromosome 11, Xiphophorus_hellerii-4.1, whole genome shotgun sequence genomic DNA includes:
- the stard13a gene encoding stAR-related lipid transfer protein 13 isoform X4, with product MRASKIEAKEACDWLRAAGFPQYAQLYEDSQFPINISAVKRDHDFLDRDLVEPLCRRLNTLNKCATMKLDVSHPKKKSDDSDEDDPLAISKRWTFEWSSRRWSRLQDFLLDSTNESSPTGLGEGLRSTVSSESVLTDLSEQEITEISSLHSEDSASAMPDSISMASLSASYQPPRELPHYNSLPIKSSRHGQGGKSKAKEFLRKMELMRTWGPSTMKKSSNRRPQLVISEPVLQGEEPHALQVLQCTPISQLENSPKHNHQTDGDEPPVSDSKTSKDQITLNVSPSKETVAPSVQEPACTKPRTASKRSSMYLEDMELPSQGKRPEGQSQFGRNQFRSYENLLIHIPKDHKPGTFPKALSIESLAPSPSDRNNNPQSHSQTSPNENGLGEPLSKPACPGAPRGSRVSVYDNVPGSHLYASTGDLLDFEKEDNLFPHLDDIIQHVSGLQQIVDHWSRSVLPEEEAVDGEEGREGRTTPSEGERDGVSLNDTDSTGTSRERRDSGVGASLTRPRLRWPSFRTSDHLNQPASSLQISSQSAGQLSLLQKFSLLRLTAIMEKYSMSNKHGWTWSVPKFMKRMKVPDYKEKSVFGVPLIVHVQRCGFPLPLCLQQALSHLRTYCLDQVGLFRKSGVKSRIQALRQQCELSPDCVNYDDQSAYDVADMVKQFFRDLPEPLLTSKLGETFLHIYQYVPKEQRLQAVRAAILLMPDENREVLQTLLYFLRDVTSLVEENQMTPMNLAVCLGPSLFHLSILKNETLSPRSIQKKYATGRPDQKDLSENLAATQGLAHMITECQHLFQIPEEMVTQSRNSYMEAALMVPPLEELCKVQEEEDVDEEVEEEDEEASYNAHIEGLIQNLLKEAKDKSKGWVSRLSSDNTELAFKKVGDGNPLRRWRVCLEVSASPSEVLQRLLKERLLWQTELQQEKVLETLDKQTDVYHYTCCNMAPQPCYDYVVLRSWRTDLCKESCALVCVSVEHDDSPRVGAVRGVVLESQYLLEPCGTGKTRLTHISRVDLRGRSPEWYNKAFGHLCVNEAQRIRSSFLPGDQSPEAKN